A region of Candidatus Afararchaeum irisae DNA encodes the following proteins:
- a CDS encoding HAD hydrolase-like protein, translating into MYEAVVYDLDGTLILLDVDWDRVRHEISELLSEKGLETSPSVWEMYATAHEEGIDEVEKIIRRHEVEGARFSERLETADEVEDGIPTGVCSLNSERACRVGIERHGLDSKIDTVVGRDTEDVDGWKPDPEPLLEAVERLSVDPDDAVFVGNSERDRVTAEKADVEFRKV; encoded by the coding sequence ATGTACGAAGCCGTCGTCTATGATCTCGACGGAACTCTGATCTTGCTTGACGTCGACTGGGACAGAGTAAGACACGAGATCTCGGAACTGCTTTCGGAGAAGGGATTAGAGACCTCACCGAGTGTCTGGGAGATGTATGCCACGGCACACGAGGAGGGAATCGATGAGGTCGAGAAGATCATAAGACGACACGAGGTAGAGGGTGCGAGGTTCTCGGAGAGGCTCGAAACCGCTGACGAGGTCGAGGACGGCATTCCGACGGGAGTCTGTTCTCTCAACTCGGAACGCGCATGTCGTGTCGGAATCGAGAGACACGGTCTCGACTCAAAGATAGACACAGTCGTAGGACGTGACACAGAAGATGTCGACGGCTGGAAGCCCGATCCCGAGCCTCTACTCGAAGCCGTCGAGAGGCTCTCGGTTGACCCCGACGACGCTGTCTTCGTGGGTAACTCGGAGAGGGATCGCGTGACTGCGGAGAAAGCAGATGTGGAGTTCAGAAAAGTTTAG
- a CDS encoding DNA mismatch repair protein, which produces MDLEDYWGIGPKTRQTLETEIGADKAIDAIQNADVRTLVNAGVTRGRVVRILRRAHETEGLELLETSDTRDVYRDLVDLVTRYALTEDAENRIRVMTPLPSEEDAERRLDEVLGARESWSRLSDEEHERIIDVFEEYDSEGSRKAAVDAAIRLSDIDDDRVFTRLSDLDVGALEETVGVLGIVDGDRVEEGVDEDLDQLRRQLELVDSLSDSAFDIVETVRSRLDAGGRRTGDEFREEFAYYVSDETGVDLDSVYSAAPDDAVDAADLVTNTLRNLLTDLEEAVEDRHDEVVERVETRLDEARDDVESAVEAVDDLGFLLSLARFADEYDLRRPEFSDEELGVSVVDARNLSLSAEGVDVQPVTYGVGDTSTSEVPTDRVAVLTGANSGGKTTLLETVCQTVLLAHMGLPVPAESAEVSYFDSVVFHRRHASFNAGVLESTLRSIVPPLTTDETTLMLVDEFEAITEPGSAASLLHGLVGLTVDTEATGVFVTHLADDLEPLPEQARVDGIFAEGLDDDLQLEVDYQPRFETVGRSTPEFIVSRLVANASDRTERAGFERLAGAVGEEAVQSTLDDADWEGETP; this is translated from the coding sequence ATGGATCTCGAAGACTACTGGGGGATCGGACCCAAGACGAGACAGACGCTTGAGACCGAGATAGGAGCCGATAAAGCAATAGACGCTATACAGAATGCGGACGTCAGGACTCTCGTGAACGCGGGGGTGACCAGGGGACGTGTCGTCCGTATACTCAGACGTGCCCACGAGACAGAGGGTCTCGAACTCCTCGAAACCTCCGACACCAGGGACGTCTACAGGGATCTCGTAGATCTCGTGACCCGGTACGCTCTCACCGAGGACGCCGAGAACAGGATACGTGTGATGACGCCGCTTCCGTCGGAGGAAGACGCCGAGAGGAGGCTCGATGAGGTTCTCGGAGCGAGGGAGTCGTGGTCACGTCTGAGCGACGAAGAACACGAAAGGATCATCGACGTCTTCGAGGAGTACGACTCCGAGGGTAGCCGGAAGGCTGCGGTCGATGCGGCTATACGTCTCTCAGACATAGACGACGACCGAGTCTTCACCAGACTCTCAGATCTCGACGTTGGAGCCCTCGAAGAGACAGTCGGCGTACTCGGAATCGTAGACGGGGATCGTGTCGAGGAAGGTGTAGACGAGGATCTCGACCAACTCCGACGCCAGCTCGAACTCGTCGACTCTCTCAGCGACTCAGCCTTCGATATCGTCGAGACCGTACGTTCGAGACTCGATGCCGGCGGGAGGAGGACGGGCGACGAGTTCAGGGAGGAGTTCGCCTACTACGTCTCCGACGAGACGGGGGTCGATCTCGACTCTGTCTACTCCGCCGCACCCGACGACGCAGTAGATGCCGCCGACCTCGTGACCAATACTCTCCGTAACCTACTCACGGATCTCGAAGAAGCCGTCGAGGACAGACACGACGAGGTCGTCGAAAGAGTAGAAACCAGGCTCGACGAAGCCCGTGACGACGTCGAGTCCGCGGTCGAGGCTGTCGACGACCTCGGCTTTCTACTCTCCCTCGCGAGGTTCGCCGACGAGTACGATCTTCGACGTCCGGAGTTCTCCGACGAAGAGCTTGGTGTCTCAGTAGTCGATGCACGTAACCTCAGCCTCTCAGCCGAGGGAGTCGACGTCCAGCCTGTCACGTACGGAGTAGGTGATACGTCTACCTCGGAGGTTCCGACTGACCGCGTCGCCGTCCTCACCGGGGCGAACAGCGGAGGTAAGACGACACTCCTCGAAACCGTCTGTCAGACGGTTCTTCTCGCACATATGGGACTCCCCGTACCCGCGGAGTCCGCCGAGGTCTCGTACTTCGACTCGGTCGTCTTCCACAGGAGACACGCGAGCTTCAACGCCGGAGTTCTCGAATCCACCCTGCGTTCGATCGTCCCGCCTCTCACGACCGACGAGACGACACTGATGCTCGTCGACGAGTTCGAGGCGATCACGGAGCCCGGAAGTGCGGCGAGTCTCCTACACGGTCTCGTGGGTCTCACCGTAGACACCGAAGCCACAGGAGTCTTCGTGACACATCTCGCCGACGACCTCGAACCTCTGCCCGAGCAAGCCCGTGTCGACGGCATATTCGCCGAGGGTCTCGACGACGACCTACAGCTTGAGGTCGACTACCAGCCGCGTTTCGAGACCGTCGGCAGATCGACCCCCGAGTTCATAGTCTCACGTCTCGTGGCGAACGCCTCAGACCGAACCGAGAGAGCGGGATTCGAGAGGCTAGCAGGGGCAGTCGGCGAGGAGGCAGTACAGAGCACACTCGATGACGCGGACTGGGAGGGCGAGACGCCGTAG